The genome window cacaaacacaccaccacacacacatcaccacacacacaccaccacacacacatcaccacacacgcacatatcaccacacacacacacatcaccacgcacacaccaccacacacacatcaccacacacacatcaccacacacacaccaccacacacacatcaccacacacacaccaccacacacacatcaccacacacacacacatcaccacacacacatcaccacacacacaccaccacacacacatcaccacacacacacacatcaccacacacacatcaccacacacacatcaccacacacacacaccaccacacacacatcaccacacacacatcaccacacgcacacacatcaccacacacacatcaccacacacacatcaccacacgcacacacatcaccacgcacacacacacacatcaccacgcacacacacacacatcaccacacacacacacacacacacacacatcaccacgcacacacacacacatcaccacacacacacacacacacacatcaccacgcacacacacacacatcaccacgcacacacacacacatcaccacacacacacacacacacacacacatcaccacgcacacacacacacatcaccacacacacacacacacacacacatcaccacgcacacacacacacatcaccacacacacacacacacacacacacatcaccacgcacacacacacacatcaccacgcacacatcaccacacacacacatcaccacacacacatcaccacacacacacatcaccacacgcacacatcaccacacacacatcaccacacgcacatcaccacacacacatcaccacaaacacaccaccacacacacatcaccacacacacaccaccacacacacatcaccacacacgcacatatcaccacacacacacacatcaccacgcacacaccaccacacacacatcaccacacacacatcaccacacacacaccaccacacacacatcaccacacacacaccaccacacacacatcaccacacacacacacatcaccacacacacatcaccacacacacatcaccacacacgcacatcaccacacacacacacaccaccacacacacatcaccacacacacacaccaccacacacacatcaccacacacacatcaccacacgcacacacatcaccacacacacatcaccacacacacaccaccacacacacatcaccacacacacacatcaccacacacgcacatcaccacacacgcacatcaccacacacacacatcaccacacacacacgtcaccacacgcacacaccaccacacacgcacatatcaccacacacacacacatcaccacgcacacacgtcaccacacgcacacgtcaccacacacacatcaccacacgcacacatcaccaccacacacacatcaccacacacacatcaccacacacacaccaccacacacacatcaccaccacacacacatcaccacacacacatcaccacacacacaccaccacacacacatcaccaccacacacacatcaccacacacacatcaccacacacacaccaccacacacacatcaccacacatgcacatatcaccacacacacacacatcaccacacacacatcaccacacacacacatatcaccacacacacacacatcaccacgcacacacgtcaccacacgcacacgtcaccacacacacatcaccacacgcacacatcaccacacacacaccaccacacacacatcaccacacatgcacatatcaccacacacacacacatcaccacgcacacacatcaccacacacacacacacacacatcaccacacgcacacgtcaccacacacacatcaccacacacgcacatatcacgacacacacacacatcaccacgcacacaccaccacacacacatcaccacacacacacacacacacacacacacatcaccacgcacacacacaccaccacacacacacacacaccaccacgcacacatcaccacacacacatcaccacgcacacatcaccacgcacacacacatcaccacgcacacatcaccacgcacacacacatcaccacgcacacacacatcaccacacatcactacacacacacatcaccacacacacacatgtggtgGGAGTTAGTGTTAGTTAGTCAGTCAGTTAGTGTTAGTTAgttggttagttagttagtggAAAATGTCCTTGTGAGAAATCTAAAGCATTTTAAGCTCGTCTGTGCGGATCAGCTGACCGAGCTTCTGGAGTAAAGCTTCAATACACATCAGAGAGTTTGTGTGCTTCAATCAGAGGGAGCGTCACCTTCGACGTGTCCATCCTGACCATTGAGGACATCGGGCAGAACAAGAGGGCCTTGAAGAGGCTGCGCACGGCGTGCGAGAGGGCCAAGAGGACATTGTCCTCCAGCTCGCAGGCCAGCATCGAGATGGACTCTCTGTTCGAGGGTGTGGACTTCTTCTACACCTCCGTCACCAGGGCCCGATGGCccgatggaggaggagctgtgctCTGACCTCTTCCGGTCTGAACGACGCCAAGATGGACAAAGCGCAGATCCACAATGTGGTCCTGGTCAGGGGGTCCACCCGCATCCCCAAGATCCAAAAGCTGCTGCAGGACTTCTTCAACGGCGAGGAGCTGAACAAGAGCATCAACCCCGACGAGGTGGCGGCCTGCCGCTGGTGGACGTGGTGCCTGTTCATGGGGCTGGAGATGGCCGGAGGAGTCATGACGTCGCTGATCAAATGCAACACAACGATCCCCATGAAGCAGACCCAGGTCTTCTCCACCCACGCCGACTACCAGCCGGGGGTCCTCATGCAGGTCTACGAAGGGGAGCGCGCCATGACCGAGGACAACCTGCTGGGCAAGTTTGATTTGACAGGAATCCCGCCGGCCCCGCGGGGCGTCCCGCTGATCGAGGTCACCTTCGACGTGGACGCCAATAGCATCTTAAAGGTGTCGGCGGTGGACAAGAGCACCGACAAGGAGAACAAGATCACCATCACCAACGACAAGCAAGAGATCGTGAGGATGCTGCGGGACGCCGACAAATACAAGGCCGAGGACGACCTCCAGAGGGACAGGCTTCTTTTTATAGTCCTTATTATCCCCATTTCGTCTCTGCCTTCCTGGACAATAAGAACGAAACATTGATGAGATATTGTAATGTGCCTCTGTTCAGGATGAATGTGTCCATTCTGTGACAACACTACAGAACATTGTTTCATTTTGcttgcttgtatattttttatcttattttattcctaTATTGCACCAATTCACCAACTCAAATTCCTCTATGCGTAACATGTGTGACAATGACTGGGATTGTTGaagaattaaaaatacataaaatgacttattttatatatgtttattgtacggtcactttttcttttactttatgTTTAATGGCTTCATTAATTTAAGGGAATTGCAATATTGTCCAAATAAGAAGCTTTATTATTTAGACTTTAAAAGTAAATTAATGATGTgtatatagtgtgtgtgggtttaTATGTGTATTAATTCTCAACATTATCAAATCCAACCGACgttttttttgaaaaaggaaaatttAGAATCGAGTCGTCGCGCCTTTGCACCAGATTATTAGTTATGTAGGTCGATGTATTTTTACTCTTTATTTGTGAAGCGGAAATGGAGCAAACCACCTTCCGGTCACCGCTCGAGTCCCGTGCCATCTTGTATTTAGCAAAGAACAAAAACGGCGTGAGAAACGAGCCCGACATCGGGGAGGGGCGCGGGTTTTGAGTCGTATTTTGAGTGGTTTTGTTTAATAAGAGGTCCGGTGTTACGGGACAGTTATGCTCGGAATCGCGGCACCGCGGAGAAACATCAGCCACACCCTGGagaacagctaacgttagctccggAGCTATCGAAGCTAAGCTAGCCAATTAGCTAAAGCTAGTACCGAACCAGCTAAACCAGCGCCTAAACCGTCGATCAATTTCACAATTGGCACTCGAGCTGAAAATGGAGCGGACGTCGTGTTGATCATCGGCTGACGGAGGAGACGCGGGCTATGAGGACAGAGGCTCGGTAGCTTGGCTGCTAACCGTTTGTGTTTCGTTCCCGCAGCGGAACCACAATAAGCCGCGGTGAGTAATGCTACATTTGGATAGCTTGCCGCTACGCCAGCTAACCTGCTTAGCTGTTCCAGGGGGTCCGAACTCGGGTCCGGGAGACGCGCAGGGGTCTCTGATTGTTTTGTCCTTCACTGAAATGAGACCTAGTTTAGAAAGACGTTGATGCGGATCGATTTGATTGATTATGTCATATTGGTGGTTATCTAACCGTAGCCGCGGTTAGTTTGTAAGGTAGCGACAGTAATGCTGTAAATACCACATTATAATAATACCAACTAAAGTTACCGTTAAATGTTCCTTATGTAATGGTACAAGTACCACACTATAAGCAGAGTACTGTTATTAGTGCTGTTATACTATGACACAGTAACAAACTAGCATAGTATTAATATAGTTCGGTACTTTTACTACAGGAACATTTAACTGTAACACCGTATTAATATGATATGTTACGTGTAGTTTAATCtaattttaaaatgtactttctgTTATAGTACTATCACCACATTaaacatgttgtaaaatgtTTCTATGTTATATAGTATAGAGTATATTTAGTCCATCTATGTATTCATATAAAAGCAGTATTTTACTGACATTTTTACCGTTTATGATGAAAATAGTTTTTCATGTTTCTTGTGCAAAAACATCTTTAGTAGTAAATGGTTAATGATTAGTAACTATTAACTAAGTTATGCCTGAGGTGTAGTTGAAGAAAACATAAATCAGATTTTGTGTAAAGATGCATAACTTTCCTCGTTTACGTTCTCTTTGTCTTCACCAACATGAAGCATTAACACGTTAATAAACCACACTGATCCGAGCGTAGTACCACATCAGGTGTCTTCAGCGCCGTGCAgcgtccatccatccgtctgcaaaccgcttatcctgcacacggggtcacgggggggctggagtccatcccagccaacttcaggtgaTAGACGGGGTTCAACAATAcaacacggggagaacatgcagactccacacagaaaggcctctgggccgagtcgaacccaggaccttcttgctgtgaggcgacagtgctgaccaccacgcccCCGTGCCGCCCCGCCCTGCAGTGTCCCTGATAAAACGCATTCATTGTCATCGGGACATTTTGATATGAGCGTTAAACGTCTATTATTCTTGATTGTGAACTTGCGTCCCTTTAGTCTGGAGGAGTTGGTTACAGTTAGTGAGACGCTAACACTCCGAAGCATCAACCGGTCTCCTCAGTCCCTCGCCAAAGGTCTCATGCTGGATTCGGGTCCAAACCAAATATGTGAGTTGGAGGTTTTTCCCTCATAGGATTCTTCGGGAACTTACTTCCTCCTGTGGAGAGCTGCTTCTTTTCCGTGGAAAATGACAAGAAATAGAAACGAGAAACCGGCGAATGGTGACAAACCACGATGCATCTTAAAGTCCATTTAGACTCTTCTGTGGATACAAAATCATACTGACTAGACGTGACAAGAACGTAAACACGGTTATGACATTAATCAGAAAAAACACAGGTTTCATTTCATGATCATCGCGCGATTATCAATGAGATAcagagatgcgcgcggagcagaAACCGCTTCAGCTCgtcgccgagccgacgtagaggaaagcgCAGCCAGCAGCgcttgtgagtcacatgacgcaggcagaGGCGTCTGGTCGACTAGTCGTCCAAGGTGTGCGAGCGGGGGGGCGGGCGCTGCGGCCGacggggaggttgaagaggaaccgGAGTcgcaatttttaaaaaaaaaagggtgaggaattggatgtgtggcgggagtgcgttaCTAAAGACTGAAAGGAGtcactgtcacgctcaatgcgtgatAGCGAGAGCCCTGAAAGTCTGTCAATGGCAAAAGATGCAAAGTCGACGTAACGTGGCACAGGAGCACCACCTGAGGAACATAACaagcctccagcagctctgctACAGCTGTTTACtggtcatccagctgatcaagctagcgttagctcgcttataacagcagtaaagcagttagcaagactaagacacgtttctATTTACTCGCCGCTTTTGGTTGgtctgttgtcttgtatatatttcgtgctttgtcccatatcggttattgttgacaaatatatttgtgtgtgttgtactttttaatgcgtcatatacggtagtccagtgcgcatatactgtgggttatacggtagttgatgttatgttCAAGGaacaacctgtactttctgaagtatttttgcaatgtgactttgaagttctgttttagaataaagggttggaatttaaagctttttaatgctgtttttgttatccgattcatcgattgatcaaagaaataatcaaccgattaatcgattatcaaaataatcgtttgtttcaaaatatttaaaatgaagaatCAAATGTTTAGGCTTCATTTTGGTGAATCTTACTGCATTTGTCGCACTTGATGCGTTCAAGGGCCATTGGAGAAATGAAAATGTGACCATGTTCCCAATGACCAAACTCCGAAGCACAGTTGGAGTTTGGGCTCCTTGTTGTTGGTCCTCTCTACGTGTTGTTTCCCTCCTCGCAGCCAACGGTAGCTGCAGGCCTCCTCGCCTCCCGTTGGACGCACAACTAAACGTCTGCGAAGGAGCGCTGGGTCCCCTGGTCCAGGGAATGAGAAAGGAGGAGCCTGAAGGTTCTGCTCCATTAACTCCGTCACAGGGTGGTGGAGTTGCGTGTGTCCGGTTCGATGGTCTGactcctccgtgtgtgtgtgtgttcatgtcgCTTGATGCTCTCTCACCctcttatccggggtcgggtcgcgggggcaacagctccagcagtacagatgagtatcgtttggggGGTTTTTGATACCGATGTCGAAACCGATACTTAAAAGCATATTGTTTATCTACTTTGTGACAGAATtgattatttctatatttagttaacaatttgctgcgtaaaatgaagacgggaaaaaaaaaatcaaacaatctGCCATCATTTGCGTGAGGAAACACCGAAGGAACAACGGTACGGCACCGGTTCTCGGTACCCATCACTATTCAACAGGGGACCCCAGACGTCGGTTCCCAGGCCTCCTCTATCAACTCGATCCGGGGGCCCAAAGTGCTCCCAGTCTGCTGATTGAATCTCTCACACAGTCCCTGTGCCCAGAGGGTGAAGGTAGGACATAGATTGACCTGAAGATGCCACTACGCCTCATGTCCTGTCCATCCAAAGCACAAAGCGGATTGACACGGTGAAGACAGCTCTGGCTTTGTGCATATGGGgcgaaggcccccccccccccccaccccgtacTCTCACCGAACCCCCCACAGTATCTTTGGTACTTGAACTAAATCATTTAGACTGACGTCACTAATTTGACATAAAATGAGGTCTGAGACCTCTTCAACAAAACATGTGACATATTTGAGGGAACGACGTCTGAAGTACATTCGGTCCAGCCAAAACGCAACCGTGAATAGCTGAAGCCCGTCGGTGGGGGGGCTTTGTGGGAACTGGCTGCCATTTTGTCTGTGAGAGGACGCCTAcgtctctgctcctctcaggTGGGAGATGAAGACTTTCCTCGGCGGGGACGTCGCGTAGCAGAAGACAAGTCCATACAGGGATGAGACGTCTTGGTGTTTCTCCTTTCGCTCTGAACAGCAGAATAAATTAAACCAGATAGGACCGGACGTTGGAGGGGAAACTTTACAGTGTGATGTCAGCGTCGTACTGTGATGGGGGTCGGTACTGATGACATCACTTGTTTCACTTATGGAATCTTTCAGTCCCCATGTAAAGTATTTCCCATCTGAACACTTGAGCAGAGGATAATGTGTTTGTCACAAATGTTAGGTGTCAGATTGCCCACTGACCTTTAAcctgagtgccccccccctctccccacagGCCCTGGCCATGCCCTCGAGTGCACGGGCGGGCAACCTAAAAGACCCCGAAGTGGCAGACCTCTTCTGCAAAGACGATCCGGAGAAGCTGTTCGCTGACCTCCGTGAGATCGGACATGGCAGCTTCGGAGCCGTTtactttgtgagtgtgtgtgtgtgtgtgtgtgtgtgtgtgtgtgtgcgcgtgtgcgcacTCATGGCCGCCCTCCGAGGACACTTCTGTTTTCTCTGAAATGTCTCTTAGAAATAGAACATCTGACTTCTGTTGTCCATTGAGAAGGAGAGACATGTCTTGTCTGTCTTTTGTCTCCTCCAAGTGGTCTTTAGATTCCCATGCGCTCCTTAGTCGCACGTGTAGCTGTGTGGATGCTGCCgatgtgcccttgagcaaggccaGTGGCTAAATGCTGGTCAACCCGAGGGTCTCATGTTCTGATCAGCTGAGCTTCTGTCGCCTCGCAGGCCCGAGATGTTCGCAACAATGAGGTGGTGGCCATCAAGAAGATGTCGTACAGCGGCAAGCAGACCAACGAGGTAACAAAGTCCCTCTTTAACTCCTCTGGGAGTTTAGTCAGACACCAGTTCTTGTTAACCGCATGCTGTCATTTACCTCCTCTGAATTGTGGGTAGATATGAAGGCGTGACATCATCCACACCGTTCCTCTCCTCTGAGGGAGTCTCTCCctattcatatatattattgatgtgtctgtgtgtctcctgtgcagAAATGGCAGGACATCATCAAAGAGGTGAAGTTCCTGCAGAAGCTGCGCCACCCGAACACCATCGAGTACCGAGGATGTTACCTGAAGGAGCACACGGCATGGGTACGCCTACCTCCATCTTTGTTCCTGGGTCAGGAAGCTCAGCCTCTGATTGGTCCTCACAGCTGCTCACTGATTGGTTACTAATTTCATATCTCAGAGAGATAAAGTACTTTTTACTCGAACCGTGAACATAaacgagattaatgcaacaaaatatttaacgtagttaacgaaAGGATGGAGCGTTTTGCATtggcagtaaaacaaacaggcgcGACGTACAGCAGAGATCTGTGCAGAGGAACTACTCCACGAGTCAGAAGGGGGGCGAGcgtcaaacggaccacttagagcactgctatgctaagctagctgctaggctacttccaacTCAAAATCATAACGTTCCGTGTGCCCAAAAaggccgtggtttgaaaacgtagaatatagaatattttaacgcaactttgtttccttctagtgtgctttgacctctgacccctaaaGCCGCCGCGTGCTGCATTCAGTTGGGTGCAGAGAGCTTTTTGTCTGGGGGGAAACACAATGACGCATGAATACATCGTCCCCGTAGTTCACGTCTGTGTTTGCTGCAGACATGACGGAGTCTCAGCTCATGATGTGGTGTCTTTGTTCCAGCTGGTGATGGAGTACTGCCTCGGCTCGGCCTCGGACCTCCTGGAAGGTCGGTGTGACCCTTCTTCAGCTATTGACTCACTTTATTTATCTCACGTTTGTGTCGTTGTGACTCTTTGGTCCTCTCGTCATCACAGTTCACAAAAAGCCGCTCCAGGAAATAGAAATAGCTGCCATTACCCATGGTGCATTGCAGGGATTAGCGTATCTTCACTCTCACAACATGATTCACAGGTAAGAACGTCTGCCTATTGATCCACTCTTTGATTAGAAGGTGTCTATGTTCTGCTTTGACATCTATTGATTACTCTTCCCCGATTATTATGAACTTTTAAATGTCATAGACCTTTAAACCCTTTGCAAATACATAAATTATATAAGAATGATAagatataaatacacaaattcaTCAGACATAATCGATGAACTGAAATATTGATTAATGTTGACTGACCGTGGTAAAAGAAGATAGGAGTAAGAATGTATTAATCAGTTAACTCAGAGTCTGAATAAGATGGAACAATAAGTTTGGTAGTTATAGCTTATTTTGAAGGctaaatgctaagctaacgtgtGATTGTGTCTGCAGGGACGTGAAGGCCGGGAACATCCTGCTGACGGAGCCCGGTCAGGTCAAACTGGGAGACTTTGGTTCTGCTTCCATCGTGGCTCCAGCCAACTCCTTCGTGGGGACTCCGTACTGGTGAGACTGGTCTTCTACTCAGACAACCAGTGTTTGAAGTACATCTTTATCATTGCTATTGTTCCTTCATCACTTGAATCCGTTTTTTGCTGCTAAGTCACAGCTAAATGTCTTTATCTTGTGTTCCTACAGGTGCAATAAAGATTAATAAACACTCACGATGATGTCATGATGCTGTTTAGCGCCTCTAGACATGTGCAGTATCTTTGTTTCACGTTTAATAGATGAAATAAATGGCTGAGTCAATAGCGGTTTCCATGGCGCTTGAGGATCAGAGCGCAGGTGAGGTTCTTACCTGTGCCATGTGTCCCCAGGATGGCTCCTGAGGTCATCCTGGCCATGGACGAGGGCCAGTACGACGGCAAGGTGGACGTCTGGTCACTGGGCATCACCTCCATCGAGCTGGGTAAGAGCCGCAGCACGTCCACCGGACGGACCCACGGTGAAGGTCTCTGTGTTGACTctgtgccacccccccccccacagcggaGAGGAAGCCCCCCCTGTTCAACATGAATGCCATGAGTGCCTTATATCACATCGCTCAGAACGAGAGCCCCGTCCTTCAGTCCAACCACTGGTGAGTCATCACGTCCGACCAGATCCCAGCAGCATGATCATTTGAACATAGACGTGCCTCCTCACAGCAGACGTTGGATGTTAAGATGTCCTCTCGGGTATTTGTGTTATTGAGCGCACGTGATAATGCGCTGGTGGAGTAAACGAGGGACAACTGACCTCTGTAGTGCTTCCCTGTGTCCTCTTTATTGATCATCCCGTGCGCTCCGCAGGTCCGACTCCTTCCGGAACTTTGTGGATTCTTGCCTGCAGAAGATTCCTCAGGACCGGCCCACCTC of Gasterosteus aculeatus chromosome 11, fGasAcu3.hap1.1, whole genome shotgun sequence contains these proteins:
- the LOC120827913 gene encoding heat shock 70 kDa protein-like — encoded protein: MDKAQIHNVVLVRGSTRIPKIQKLLQDFFNGEELNKSINPDEVAACRWWTWCLFMGLEMAGGVMTSLIKCNTTIPMKQTQVFSTHADYQPGVLMQVYEGERAMTEDNLLGKFDLTGIPPAPRGVPLIEVTFDVDANSILKVSAVDKSTDKENKITITNDKQEIVRMLRDADKYKAEDDLQRDRLLFIVLIIPISSLPSWTIRTKH